A stretch of Dyella sp. BiH032 DNA encodes these proteins:
- a CDS encoding NADH-quinone oxidoreductase subunit M, with the protein MFNHLLSLLIWLPIVGAIPVLLAGSGRPNAARWISLLVAVLTFVLSLFLLPQYNAADSAKQLGESHMWIASLGVHYSLAVDGISVALILLTTFVGILVIVGAWEVIQNKPHQYMAAMLVLEGLMIGVFCATDALLFYVFFEAMLIPMFILIGIWGGPRRVYATLKFFIYTFLGSIFMLVGLIYLYLKAGSFDLQTLAALPLTMQEQTWLFFAFLAAFAVKVPMVPVHTWLPDAHVEAPTGGSVVLAAVMLKIGGYGFLRFSLPIVPDASEAYAWLVIGLSLIAVVYIGYIALVQDDMKKLVAYSSVAHMGFVTLGIFIAFMLVRGAGNVDAAKLGMQGAMVQMISHGFVSGAMFSCIGVLYDRLHTRQIKDYGGVINVMPWFGFFYVLFAMANSGLPGTSGFVGEFQVILASFQANPWIALFAAFTLIIGAAYTLWMVKRVLWGEVTNPHVAEMKDINGREAFVLIAFAAAVIALGVWPQPLVHLMDSSVTQLVQQLGNHKI; encoded by the coding sequence ATGTTCAATCACTTGCTCAGCCTGCTGATCTGGCTCCCGATCGTCGGTGCCATCCCCGTGCTGCTGGCCGGCTCCGGCCGACCGAATGCCGCGCGGTGGATCTCGCTGCTGGTGGCCGTGCTCACCTTCGTGCTCAGCCTGTTCCTGCTGCCGCAGTACAACGCGGCGGATAGCGCCAAGCAGCTCGGTGAGAGCCATATGTGGATCGCCTCGCTCGGCGTCCACTACAGCCTTGCGGTGGACGGCATCTCCGTCGCCCTGATCCTGCTGACCACTTTCGTCGGCATCCTGGTCATCGTGGGCGCCTGGGAAGTCATCCAGAACAAGCCGCACCAATACATGGCCGCCATGCTGGTGCTCGAAGGCCTGATGATCGGCGTGTTCTGCGCGACGGACGCATTGCTGTTCTACGTGTTCTTCGAGGCCATGCTGATCCCGATGTTCATCCTCATCGGCATCTGGGGTGGTCCGCGCCGCGTCTATGCGACGCTGAAGTTCTTCATCTATACGTTCCTGGGCTCCATCTTCATGCTGGTGGGCCTGATCTACCTGTACCTGAAGGCGGGCTCGTTCGACCTGCAGACCCTGGCGGCGCTGCCGCTGACTATGCAGGAGCAGACCTGGCTGTTCTTCGCCTTCCTCGCCGCCTTCGCGGTGAAGGTGCCGATGGTGCCGGTGCACACCTGGTTACCGGATGCACACGTGGAGGCGCCGACCGGCGGCTCCGTGGTGCTGGCCGCGGTGATGCTGAAGATCGGCGGATACGGTTTCCTGCGCTTCTCGCTGCCGATCGTGCCGGATGCGTCTGAGGCCTATGCCTGGCTGGTGATCGGCCTAAGCCTGATCGCGGTGGTCTACATCGGCTACATCGCGCTCGTGCAGGACGACATGAAGAAGCTGGTGGCGTATTCGTCCGTGGCGCACATGGGCTTCGTCACCCTGGGCATCTTCATCGCCTTCATGCTGGTGCGCGGCGCCGGCAACGTCGATGCCGCCAAGCTCGGCATGCAGGGCGCGATGGTGCAGATGATTTCGCACGGCTTCGTATCGGGCGCGATGTTCTCCTGCATCGGCGTGCTGTACGACCGCTTGCATACTCGCCAGATCAAGGACTACGGCGGCGTCATCAACGTGATGCCGTGGTTCGGCTTCTTCTACGTGCTGTTCGCCATGGCCAATAGCGGCCTGCCGGGCACCAGCGGCTTCGTCGGCGAGTTCCAGGTGATCCTGGCCAGTTTCCAGGCCAATCCGTGGATCGCGCTGTTCGCTGCCTTCACCCTGATCATCGGCGCGGCCTATACCCTGTGGATGGTCAAGCGCGTGCTGTGGGGCGAAGTGACCAATCCGCACGTAGCCGAGATGAAGGACATCAATGGCCGCGAGGCTTTCGTGCTGATCGCCTTCGCCGCGGCCGTCATCGCCCTGGGCGTCTGGCCGCAGCCGCTGGTCCATCTGATGGACAGCTCCGTCACGCAGCTGGTGCAGCAGCTTGGCAACCACAAGATCTGA
- the nuoL gene encoding NADH-quinone oxidoreductase subunit L, with protein MGISTSILLIIALAPLVGCLLAGFLGRFIGRAGAHSATILGVAISCGLSMYVLYQLSTGAVPVYNQNIYTWFEIGKYTASVGFLIDKLSAMMMVVVTFVSLLVHIYTIGYMADDDGYQRFFSYISLFTFSMLMLVMSNNFMQLFFGWEAVGLVSYLLIGFWFKRPTAIFANLKAFLVNRVGDFGFLLGIAAILYFLGTLDYSTAFANAPTLVGKTLQITQNHAWDAATVIGVLLFIGAMGKSAQVPLHVWLPDSMEGPTPISALIHAATMVTAGIFMVARMSPIFELSEGALSFIMVIGATGALFTGLIGIVQNDIKRVVAYSTLSQLGYMTVALGVSAYSGAVFHLMTHAFFKALLFLGAGSVIIAMHHEQDMRYMGGLRKYMPVTWITMWIGSLALCGVPFFAGFYSKDAIIEAVGESHRWGAQYAYACVLIGAFVTALYTFRQMYLTFHGKERFTVVADHGHGHGHHDDHHDEHHDDHGHHEPGVLHHAPKESPWVVTLPLVLLAIPSVVIGAIGIKSMLYGGWFGGAIHVNEANDVLAELGHEFHGWMAMALHGFTQWPFFLVLAAFIIQTYIYLFNPAVADKIKSAVKPLWTILDRKYWIDDVYFAVFAKGGVKLGRALWKGGDAAVIDGALVNGSASLVQRIAGVVRALQSGYLYHYAFAMILGLILLLGGYWLVGQ; from the coding sequence ATGGGAATCTCCACCTCCATTCTGCTGATCATCGCGCTGGCGCCGCTGGTCGGTTGTTTGCTCGCCGGCTTCCTCGGCCGGTTCATCGGGCGCGCGGGCGCGCACAGCGCCACCATCCTCGGCGTGGCCATTTCCTGTGGCCTGTCGATGTACGTGCTGTATCAGTTGAGCACGGGCGCCGTGCCGGTCTACAACCAGAACATCTACACCTGGTTCGAGATCGGCAAGTACACGGCCAGCGTCGGCTTCCTGATCGACAAGCTCTCCGCCATGATGATGGTGGTAGTTACCTTCGTATCGCTGCTGGTGCATATCTACACCATCGGCTATATGGCGGATGACGACGGCTACCAGCGCTTCTTCAGCTACATCTCGCTGTTCACCTTCTCGATGTTGATGCTCGTGATGAGCAACAACTTCATGCAGCTGTTCTTCGGCTGGGAGGCGGTGGGCCTGGTCTCGTATCTGCTGATCGGTTTCTGGTTCAAGCGCCCGACGGCGATCTTCGCCAACCTCAAGGCATTCCTGGTCAACCGCGTCGGCGATTTCGGCTTCCTGCTCGGCATCGCGGCGATCCTGTATTTCCTGGGTACGCTGGACTACTCGACCGCGTTCGCCAACGCGCCGACCCTGGTCGGCAAGACTCTGCAGATCACCCAGAACCACGCCTGGGATGCCGCCACCGTGATCGGCGTGCTGCTGTTCATCGGTGCGATGGGCAAGTCGGCCCAGGTGCCGCTGCACGTGTGGCTGCCGGACTCGATGGAAGGTCCGACTCCCATCTCGGCGCTGATCCACGCGGCCACGATGGTGACCGCGGGCATTTTCATGGTCGCCCGCATGTCGCCGATCTTCGAGCTGTCGGAGGGCGCGCTGAGCTTCATCATGGTGATCGGCGCTACCGGCGCGCTGTTCACCGGCCTGATCGGCATCGTGCAGAACGACATTAAGCGCGTGGTGGCGTATTCCACGCTGTCGCAGCTGGGCTACATGACCGTGGCGCTGGGCGTCTCGGCGTACTCCGGCGCGGTGTTCCACCTGATGACCCACGCCTTCTTCAAGGCGCTGCTGTTCCTGGGTGCGGGCTCGGTGATCATTGCCATGCATCATGAGCAGGACATGCGCTATATGGGCGGCCTGCGCAAGTACATGCCGGTCACCTGGATCACCATGTGGATCGGTTCGCTGGCGCTGTGCGGCGTACCGTTCTTCGCGGGCTTCTACTCCAAGGACGCCATCATCGAGGCGGTGGGCGAGTCACATCGCTGGGGCGCGCAGTACGCTTACGCCTGCGTGCTGATCGGCGCTTTCGTGACCGCCTTGTACACGTTCCGCCAGATGTACCTGACCTTCCATGGCAAGGAGCGCTTCACCGTCGTTGCCGACCACGGCCATGGCCACGGTCATCATGACGACCACCACGACGAGCATCACGACGATCACGGCCACCATGAGCCGGGCGTGCTGCACCATGCGCCGAAGGAGTCGCCCTGGGTGGTGACGCTGCCGCTGGTGCTGCTGGCGATTCCGTCCGTGGTGATCGGTGCCATCGGCATCAAGTCGATGCTCTACGGCGGTTGGTTCGGCGGTGCCATCCACGTCAACGAGGCCAACGATGTGCTGGCCGAACTCGGCCATGAGTTCCACGGCTGGATGGCCATGGCGCTGCACGGCTTCACCCAGTGGCCGTTCTTCCTGGTGCTGGCGGCGTTCATCATCCAGACCTACATCTACCTGTTCAATCCGGCCGTCGCCGACAAGATCAAGAGCGCAGTCAAGCCGCTGTGGACCATCCTCGACCGCAAGTACTGGATCGACGACGTCTACTTCGCAGTGTTCGCCAAGGGCGGCGTCAAGCTCGGCCGGGCGCTGTGGAAGGGCGGTGACGCGGCCGTGATCGATGGCGCGCTGGTGAACGGCTCGGCCTCGCTGGTCCAGCGCATCGCCGGCGTGGTCCGGGCGCTGCAGTCCGGCTACCTCTATCACTATGCCTTCGCGATGATCCTCGGCCTGATCCTGCTGCTCGGCGGGTATTGGCTGGTCGGGCAATAA
- the nuoK gene encoding NADH-quinone oxidoreductase subunit NuoK, whose product MITLSHFIVLGAVLFCIAVASLFINRKNVIVLLMSIELMLLAVNINFVAFSRFLGDVAGQVFVFFILTVAAAETAIGLAILVLLFRNRSTINIAEIDSMKG is encoded by the coding sequence ATGATCACGCTTTCGCACTTCATCGTGCTTGGCGCGGTGCTGTTCTGCATCGCGGTGGCCAGCCTGTTCATCAATCGCAAGAACGTCATCGTGCTGCTGATGTCGATCGAGCTGATGCTGCTGGCCGTGAACATCAACTTCGTGGCTTTCTCGCGCTTTCTCGGCGACGTGGCCGGCCAGGTGTTCGTGTTCTTCATCCTTACCGTGGCCGCGGCGGAAACCGCCATTGGCCTGGCGATCCTGGTCCTGCTGTTCCGCAACCGCAGCACGATCAACATCGCCGAAATCGACAGCATGAAGGGCTGA
- the nuoN gene encoding NADH-quinone oxidoreductase subunit NuoN, giving the protein MPNINDILIMLPELYLVAAACLLLLLDAFMKPEQRGMLHWLSIAVVLVGIYLVISGQPAQPVQAFAGMFIRDGVAEILKVFALLSVALIFVYARPYLTDRKLFVGEFYTLMIFAVIGVMLLVSAGSLVTVYLGLELLTLSSYALVALNRDSRLSSEAAVKYFVLGALASGMLLYGMSMVYGATGTLDLATLHSAAGHATMKSLLLFGMIFMIVGIGFKLGAAPFHMWIPDVYQGSPTAVTIFIGSAPKLAAFGMAYRLLDSGLGDLAQHWQQMLAALAVLSLAIGNLVAIVQTNLKRLLAYSTISHMGYLLLGLVNAGPEGYASALFYAISYALMGTAAFGVILALARAGFECEEIDDLKGLNQRSPWMAFLMMLVMFSLAGVPPLFGFFAKLLVLQSAIHAGLLWLAIVGAVFAIIGLYYYLRVVKVMYFDKPVEGTELKMQQDPSVRLVLSLNALTLLVLGLFWGPLLGWCRSVFPG; this is encoded by the coding sequence ATGCCGAACATCAATGACATTCTGATCATGCTGCCGGAGCTGTATCTGGTGGCGGCGGCGTGCCTCCTGCTGCTGCTGGACGCCTTCATGAAGCCGGAGCAGCGGGGCATGCTGCACTGGTTGTCGATCGCCGTTGTGCTTGTCGGCATCTACCTGGTGATCTCCGGCCAGCCGGCCCAGCCGGTGCAGGCATTCGCGGGTATGTTCATCCGCGACGGCGTGGCGGAGATCCTCAAGGTCTTCGCGCTGCTCAGCGTTGCGCTGATCTTCGTCTACGCGCGTCCGTACCTGACTGATCGCAAGCTGTTCGTGGGCGAGTTCTACACCCTAATGATCTTCGCGGTGATCGGCGTGATGCTGCTGGTCTCCGCCGGCAGCCTGGTGACGGTGTACCTGGGTCTGGAACTGCTGACGCTGTCGTCGTACGCCCTGGTTGCTCTCAACCGGGATTCCCGCCTGTCTTCCGAGGCGGCAGTGAAGTACTTCGTGCTGGGCGCGCTGGCCTCGGGCATGCTGCTGTACGGCATGTCGATGGTCTATGGCGCTACCGGCACCCTGGACCTGGCGACCCTGCACAGTGCGGCCGGGCACGCCACCATGAAGAGCCTGCTGCTGTTCGGCATGATCTTCATGATCGTGGGTATCGGCTTCAAGCTGGGTGCTGCGCCGTTCCACATGTGGATTCCGGATGTCTACCAGGGCTCGCCGACCGCGGTGACCATTTTCATCGGTTCCGCGCCCAAGCTTGCCGCGTTCGGCATGGCGTATCGCCTGCTGGATTCCGGCCTGGGTGACCTCGCGCAGCATTGGCAGCAGATGCTCGCCGCGCTGGCGGTACTGTCGCTGGCGATCGGCAACCTCGTCGCGATCGTGCAGACCAACCTGAAGCGCCTGTTGGCATATTCGACCATCTCGCACATGGGCTACCTGCTGCTGGGCCTGGTGAACGCCGGTCCGGAAGGCTACGCCTCGGCGCTGTTCTATGCCATCAGCTACGCGCTGATGGGCACGGCCGCCTTCGGCGTGATCCTGGCGCTGGCCCGCGCGGGTTTCGAGTGCGAAGAGATCGACGACCTCAAGGGCCTCAACCAGCGTTCGCCGTGGATGGCCTTCCTGATGATGCTGGTGATGTTCTCGCTGGCTGGCGTGCCGCCACTGTTCGGCTTCTTCGCGAAGCTGCTGGTGCTGCAGTCGGCCATCCATGCCGGCCTGCTGTGGCTGGCTATCGTCGGCGCCGTGTTCGCGATCATCGGCCTGTACTACTACCTGCGCGTGGTGAAGGTCATGTACTTCGACAAGCCGGTAGAAGGCACGGAGTTGAAGATGCAACAGGACCCGTCCGTGCGTCTGGTGCTTTCGCTCAACGCGCTGACCTTGCTGGTGCTCGGCCTGTTCTGGGGCCCGCTGCTCGGCTGGTGCCGGAGCGTGTTTCCGGGTTGA
- a CDS encoding NADH-quinone oxidoreductase subunit J, which translates to MDPSVFQLVCFYAFAAVTVVAALGVITLRNSVHAVLSLVLTFFSTACIWLLAEAEFLAIALIVVYVGAVMVLFLFVVMMLDIKQEQVREGFIRYLPVGIVVALVMLVEMLALIGVRTMHEAVMGANPATAAGLSNTEWLGQALYTKFLLPFEIAALILTVGVVAAVALTLRHRGGVRHQSASQQVAVKASDRVRIIKMAAERPDQATNQETTP; encoded by the coding sequence ATCGATCCGTCTGTGTTCCAACTCGTCTGTTTCTACGCGTTCGCGGCGGTCACCGTCGTCGCGGCCCTGGGCGTCATCACGCTGCGCAACTCGGTGCATGCCGTGCTCTCGCTGGTGCTGACCTTCTTCAGCACGGCCTGCATCTGGCTGCTGGCCGAGGCGGAGTTCCTCGCCATCGCGCTCATCGTCGTCTACGTCGGCGCGGTGATGGTGCTGTTCCTGTTCGTGGTGATGATGCTCGACATCAAGCAGGAGCAGGTCCGCGAAGGCTTCATCCGCTACCTGCCCGTGGGCATCGTGGTGGCCTTGGTGATGCTGGTCGAGATGCTGGCCCTGATCGGCGTGCGCACCATGCACGAGGCCGTGATGGGCGCCAACCCCGCTACCGCCGCTGGCCTGTCCAACACCGAATGGCTGGGCCAGGCCCTTTACACGAAGTTCCTGCTGCCGTTCGAAATCGCGGCGCTGATCCTGACCGTGGGCGTGGTCGCCGCCGTGGCGCTGACCCTACGCCACCGCGGCGGCGTGCGCCACCAGTCGGCCTCGCAGCAGGTCGCGGTCAAGGCCAGCGATCGCGTCCGCATCATCAAGATGGCGGCGGAACGCCCGGACCAGGCCACGAACCAGGAGACCACGCCATGA
- the nuoH gene encoding NADH-quinone oxidoreductase subunit NuoH: MGEQILNQLVWPVIYILCIAVPVILAVAMFVYWERKVIGWMHVRMGPNKVGPLGLLQAFADVVKLLIKEVILPSNANKFLYYLAPLLALVPAFAAWAVIPFNDKLVLANVNAGVLYLLAMTSLGVYGIILAGWASNSRYALLGAMRSAAQVISYELAMGLCLVCVLVLAGSLNLTDIVHAQAGGKGFLEWFMWPLLPVFVIYFISGVAETNRAPFDVAEGESEIVAGFHVEYSGSAFAIFFLAEYANMILVSFLASILFMGGWLSPFPPSWGWIGQGSFFWLFIKAFAFAFLFLWFRASFPRYRYDQIMRLGWKVFIPITIVWVLVAGCMKYFGWVSIGTGG, translated from the coding sequence ATGGGCGAACAGATCCTCAACCAGCTCGTCTGGCCGGTCATCTACATCCTGTGCATCGCCGTTCCGGTGATCCTGGCGGTGGCGATGTTCGTGTACTGGGAGCGCAAGGTCATCGGCTGGATGCACGTGCGCATGGGGCCGAACAAGGTCGGTCCCCTGGGCCTGCTGCAGGCCTTCGCGGACGTAGTCAAGCTGCTGATCAAGGAAGTGATCCTTCCCAGCAACGCGAACAAGTTCCTGTACTACCTGGCGCCGCTGCTGGCCCTGGTGCCGGCGTTCGCGGCGTGGGCGGTGATTCCATTCAACGACAAGCTGGTGCTGGCCAACGTCAACGCGGGTGTGCTGTACCTGCTGGCGATGACCTCGCTGGGCGTGTACGGCATCATCCTGGCGGGCTGGGCTTCCAACTCGCGCTACGCGCTGCTCGGTGCGATGCGTTCGGCGGCGCAGGTGATCTCCTACGAACTGGCCATGGGCCTGTGCCTAGTCTGTGTGCTGGTGCTGGCCGGCAGCCTGAACCTGACCGACATCGTGCATGCGCAGGCGGGCGGCAAGGGCTTCCTCGAGTGGTTCATGTGGCCGTTGCTGCCGGTGTTCGTCATCTACTTCATTTCCGGTGTCGCCGAGACCAACCGCGCGCCGTTCGACGTGGCGGAAGGCGAGTCCGAGATCGTCGCCGGTTTCCACGTGGAGTACTCCGGCTCGGCGTTCGCGATCTTCTTCCTGGCCGAATACGCCAACATGATCCTGGTCAGCTTCCTGGCCTCGATCCTGTTCATGGGCGGCTGGCTGTCGCCGTTCCCGCCCTCGTGGGGCTGGATCGGGCAGGGCAGCTTCTTCTGGCTGTTCATCAAGGCCTTCGCCTTCGCCTTCCTGTTCCTGTGGTTCCGCGCCAGCTTCCCGCGCTACCGCTACGACCAGATCATGCGTCTGGGCTGGAAGGTGTTCATTCCCATCACCATCGTCTGGGTCCTCGTCGCCGGCTGCATGAAGTACTTCGGCTGGGTCAGCATCGGCACGGGAGGCTGA
- the nuoI gene encoding NADH-quinone oxidoreductase subunit NuoI has protein sequence MSGITNYFKSLLLIELVKGMSLTMRYMFSPKYTMRYPMEHIPKSNRFRGLHALRRYPNGEERCIACKLCEAVCPALAITIDSAPRESDGQRRTTRYDIDLFKCIFCGFCEESCPVDSIVETHVHEYHFEKRGENVVTKPQLLAIGDRFEQDVAAARAQDAAYR, from the coding sequence ATGTCCGGCATTACCAACTACTTCAAGAGCCTCCTGCTCATCGAGCTGGTCAAGGGTATGAGCTTGACCATGCGCTACATGTTCAGCCCCAAGTACACGATGCGCTACCCGATGGAGCACATCCCCAAGTCGAACCGCTTCCGCGGTCTGCATGCGCTGCGCCGCTACCCCAACGGCGAAGAGCGTTGCATCGCGTGCAAGCTGTGCGAGGCGGTGTGCCCGGCGCTGGCAATCACCATCGACTCCGCGCCTCGCGAGAGCGACGGTCAGCGCCGTACCACGCGCTATGACATCGACCTGTTCAAGTGCATCTTCTGCGGTTTCTGCGAGGAGAGCTGCCCGGTGGACTCGATCGTCGAGACGCATGTGCACGAATACCACTTCGAGAAGCGTGGCGAGAACGTCGTGACCAAGCCGCAGCTGCTCGCCATTGGCGACCGCTTCGAGCAAGACGTCGCCGCCGCTCGCGCTCAAGACGCCGCGTATCGCTAA